The following coding sequences are from one Triticum aestivum cultivar Chinese Spring chromosome 5A, IWGSC CS RefSeq v2.1, whole genome shotgun sequence window:
- the LOC123102545 gene encoding uncharacterized protein isoform X1, whose protein sequence is MLALKRLMNSQQRERRRRRRLQARDGSITSTSKRDDWLLCREDGKSLLCGKRLRDSVSNLPQDIWCHIHSLMPMQDSARSACVSHAFLDSWRHHPNLILNKKTLGLEQNACGKGDMARAFTSKVDQILKNHSHTATKILKLDMFDCHDFYISCLNNWLEIAITPGIEKLVLFLPSGYQEVYTFPCSRLFGQNGSSLRYLHLNYCTFRPTVGFGFLRSLTKLYLRNVRITGGELGCLLSNSLALQRLELRYCSEIICLKIPCVLERLSCLTVSACNALQIVESNAPNLSTFNFDGDIVQRSLRQPLQVKDLYMICPNESNLLCYAITKLPYVVSNIEDLRLSSISGERVNTPMPAAKFLHLKFLEIYLDGDLSPGYDYLSLVSFLDASPALETFIFRVDQDEMLFDSISGGALQMRKMPEHKHDSLKNVKILGFCSAKSMVELTCHILENATSLECITLDTIYDAEDEDFVGRCSETSAWRSGKCSPQTSEMMLESNKALIAIEGYIVRKVPSTVKLNVRGACSRCHTPELILS, encoded by the exons ATGCTGGCGCTGAAGCGGCTCATGAACAGCCAACAGCGGGAGAGGCGGCGCCGTCGCAGACTCCAAGCTCGTG ATGGATCGATTACTTCTACATCCAAAAGAGACGACTGGCTTCTCTGTCGAGAAGATGGTAAATCTCTTCTTTGTGGTAAGCGATTGAGAGATTCAGTGTCAAACCTCCCACAG GACATCTGGTGCCACATACATTCTCTGATGCCAATGCAAGATTCTGCTCGTTCTGCTTGTGTATCACATGCATTTCTAGATTCATGGAGACACCATCCGAACCTCATCTTAAATAAGAAAACGCTGGGCTTGGAACAAAATGCATGTGGAAAGGGTGATATGGCGAGGGCTTTCACTAGCAAAGTTGACCAGATTCTGAAAAACCACTCACACACTGCCACGAAGATACTCAAGCTTGACATGTTTGATTGTCACGATTTCTACATTTCTTGTCTCAATAATTGGCTTGAGATTGCTATTACACCAGGGATTGAAAAACTGGTCCTTTTTCTGCCTTCGGGATACCAAGAAGTGTACACCTTCCCATGCTCACGTTTATTTGGTCAGAATGGAAGCTCACTTCGGTATCTTCATCTCAATTACTGCACCTTCCGTCCTACAGTTGGATTTGGTTTCTTGAGAAGCTTAACAAAGCTGTATTTGCGTAATGTGAGGATTACAGGGGGAGAGTTAGGGTGCCTTCTTTCTAATTCTTTGGCTTTGCAGCGGTTGGAACTCAGGTATTGCAGTGAAATAATCTGCCTGAAGATACCATGCGTGCTGGAGCGACTAAGCTGCCTCACTGTTTCTGCATGCAATGCGCTGCAAATTGTTGAGAGCAATGCTCCGAACCTCTCCACCTTCAACTTTGATGGCGACATAGTACAGCGCTCTCTCAGACAACCATTGCAAGTTAAGGACCTATATATGATATGTCCAAATGAGTCAAACCTTCTCTGCTACGCTATTACCAAGCTTCCATATGTTGTGTCAAACATTGAAGATCTTAGATTGTCTTCAATTAGTGGTGAG AGGGTTAATACACCGATGCCAGCTGCGAAATTCCTCCACCTCAAGTTCTTGGAAATTTATCTTGATGGAGATCTTTCCCCAGGATATGATTATTTGTCTTTGGTTTCTTTTCTCGATGCTTCTCCTGCTTTGGAGACTTTCATCTTCCGT GTGGATCAGGATGAAATGCTGTTTGATTCGATTTCGGGGGGTGCCTTACAAATGAGGAAGATGCCTGAACACAAGCATGACAGCCTCAAGAATGTGAAGATTCTTGGCTTCTGCTCTGCAAAGAGCATGGTTGAGCTAACATGCCATATTCTAGAGAATGCTACATCACTGGAATGTATCACCTTGGACACCATATATGATGCAGAAGACGAAGACTTTGTCGGTAGATGTTCTGAAACTTCTGCATGGAGATCCGGTAAATGCTCCCCCCAGACAAGTGAGATGATGTTGGAATCTAATAAAGCTCTTATCGCCATTGAGGGATACATCGTGAGGAAAGTTCCCTCTACTGTTAAATTAAATGTTCGGGGGGCCTGTAGCCGGTGCCATACTCCAGAGCTGATCTTGAGTTGA
- the LOC123102545 gene encoding uncharacterized protein isoform X2: MDRLLLHPKETTGFSVEKMVNLFFVDIWCHIHSLMPMQDSARSACVSHAFLDSWRHHPNLILNKKTLGLEQNACGKGDMARAFTSKVDQILKNHSHTATKILKLDMFDCHDFYISCLNNWLEIAITPGIEKLVLFLPSGYQEVYTFPCSRLFGQNGSSLRYLHLNYCTFRPTVGFGFLRSLTKLYLRNVRITGGELGCLLSNSLALQRLELRYCSEIICLKIPCVLERLSCLTVSACNALQIVESNAPNLSTFNFDGDIVQRSLRQPLQVKDLYMICPNESNLLCYAITKLPYVVSNIEDLRLSSISGERVNTPMPAAKFLHLKFLEIYLDGDLSPGYDYLSLVSFLDASPALETFIFRVDQDEMLFDSISGGALQMRKMPEHKHDSLKNVKILGFCSAKSMVELTCHILENATSLECITLDTIYDAEDEDFVGRCSETSAWRSGKCSPQTSEMMLESNKALIAIEGYIVRKVPSTVKLNVRGACSRCHTPELILS; the protein is encoded by the exons ATGGATCGATTACTTCTACATCCAAAAGAGACGACTGGCTTCTCTGTCGAGAAGATGGTAAATCTCTTCTTTGTG GACATCTGGTGCCACATACATTCTCTGATGCCAATGCAAGATTCTGCTCGTTCTGCTTGTGTATCACATGCATTTCTAGATTCATGGAGACACCATCCGAACCTCATCTTAAATAAGAAAACGCTGGGCTTGGAACAAAATGCATGTGGAAAGGGTGATATGGCGAGGGCTTTCACTAGCAAAGTTGACCAGATTCTGAAAAACCACTCACACACTGCCACGAAGATACTCAAGCTTGACATGTTTGATTGTCACGATTTCTACATTTCTTGTCTCAATAATTGGCTTGAGATTGCTATTACACCAGGGATTGAAAAACTGGTCCTTTTTCTGCCTTCGGGATACCAAGAAGTGTACACCTTCCCATGCTCACGTTTATTTGGTCAGAATGGAAGCTCACTTCGGTATCTTCATCTCAATTACTGCACCTTCCGTCCTACAGTTGGATTTGGTTTCTTGAGAAGCTTAACAAAGCTGTATTTGCGTAATGTGAGGATTACAGGGGGAGAGTTAGGGTGCCTTCTTTCTAATTCTTTGGCTTTGCAGCGGTTGGAACTCAGGTATTGCAGTGAAATAATCTGCCTGAAGATACCATGCGTGCTGGAGCGACTAAGCTGCCTCACTGTTTCTGCATGCAATGCGCTGCAAATTGTTGAGAGCAATGCTCCGAACCTCTCCACCTTCAACTTTGATGGCGACATAGTACAGCGCTCTCTCAGACAACCATTGCAAGTTAAGGACCTATATATGATATGTCCAAATGAGTCAAACCTTCTCTGCTACGCTATTACCAAGCTTCCATATGTTGTGTCAAACATTGAAGATCTTAGATTGTCTTCAATTAGTGGTGAG AGGGTTAATACACCGATGCCAGCTGCGAAATTCCTCCACCTCAAGTTCTTGGAAATTTATCTTGATGGAGATCTTTCCCCAGGATATGATTATTTGTCTTTGGTTTCTTTTCTCGATGCTTCTCCTGCTTTGGAGACTTTCATCTTCCGT GTGGATCAGGATGAAATGCTGTTTGATTCGATTTCGGGGGGTGCCTTACAAATGAGGAAGATGCCTGAACACAAGCATGACAGCCTCAAGAATGTGAAGATTCTTGGCTTCTGCTCTGCAAAGAGCATGGTTGAGCTAACATGCCATATTCTAGAGAATGCTACATCACTGGAATGTATCACCTTGGACACCATATATGATGCAGAAGACGAAGACTTTGTCGGTAGATGTTCTGAAACTTCTGCATGGAGATCCGGTAAATGCTCCCCCCAGACAAGTGAGATGATGTTGGAATCTAATAAAGCTCTTATCGCCATTGAGGGATACATCGTGAGGAAAGTTCCCTCTACTGTTAAATTAAATGTTCGGGGGGCCTGTAGCCGGTGCCATACTCCAGAGCTGATCTTGAGTTGA